The Chitinophaga niabensis genome segment CAAATGCAGGTGAATGCTTTTCCGCACAAACAATTTGAAGCGTATAAAGATAAAGCACAGTTCCTGGCCCCATATTACATTGGCTGCGGGCATGCCATCCGAAAAGAAGTGTATGATAAAGCAGGTTTATACCCTGTAGATTTCTTTTATGGTATGGAAGAATATGATCTTAGCTACCGGGTCATCAACCTGGGTTATTCCATAGCATATACGGCAGACATTGTAGTGCTGCATAATGAATCTCCGCTGGGGCGTACGCCGCAGATGATCAAAATGAAGATGTTGTGGATCAACAAAAGTAAAGTGGCCTACCGTTATCTGCCTTTTGTTTACTTTATCAGCACGGCGGCTATGTGGTCCCTTGAATTCCTGCAAAAGAGTGCCTGGAACTGGACGGAGTGGTTCAAGGGCTGGATAGAGATCATCCGGATACCAGGCAAAGAAAAGCGGCAGCCATTACATGCTGCCGCCCGGAAATATCTGAAGGCTGTAAAAGCCCGTTTGTGGTATTAAGCTTGTTGTGATTTCACACTTTTCCTTATTTCAAATGCAATAGCACCTGCCAGTATTAACAGCATTAATATGGAGGACCAGCGTGTGATGGCATTACCGAGGTAATAAGAGCGCGGCTCAAATTTCATTTCTATCTTATGATCGCCTGCGGGTATTTTCACACCACGCAACAGGTAGTTCACCCGAACGATCTCATCTTTCTTGCCATCTATATATACATTCCAGCCGGCAGGATAGTAAATATCAGAGAATACCGCAAAACCTGGTTTACTGTTGGAGCTTGTATAATCCAGCTGATTTAAACCGTATTTCGTGAGTTTAATACGACTGCTGGAATCTTTAGCCGGTGCGAGGCCATTGAGTTCCGGTTTGAACCGAACATCTATTACGGCAGCATGATCGGTGGGCAGGCTGTCCAGCGCTTTCATTTCATCGTCTGCATTTTTTGCCCATACAAGGCTGTCTACAAACCACGCATTACCTAATGCACCGGGGTTTACCTGGTAAGCCAGCTGCTGCTGCCCTTGTGGATTATTATCTGCAAAGATGATGTATTTGGCATTCAGCATATTGATCACGTGCGGATTGCCTTTGCTGATCTGATGATCTATCAGGTCCTGGAAGCGCGCGAGTTTCACCGGGCTGTAACCGCCTACTGACCTGTGATGATAAGAACTCATGGCATCCATGAAATTAACGGTGTTGAATACACGGTAGTAAGGATCCGTATCCTGCTTGATAGCCTGGTCTACCGGGCTGGGAGCAAAGGAGCTTTTATAATCGGTAGGTGTTACGTAGAACCTTTTACCCAGGTAACGGCTATCTATCAGCATCTGGTCCAGCGCTACGATGATCGTGAGCGCGGCCAGGAACTGGCCCATCTGGATCTTCTGTTTAATGAAAGCCCAGATCAAACCAGCAGAGAGTAATATGATTGCCAGGGTACGGAAAGTATCTATCCGCATCAGTGAAGCACGGTCCTCTATCATGGCATTCAATAAGGTATCCATAGCTTGCGGGTTACCGCCGGTGAATTGCTGATAGAAACCTTTTGCAGGGTCTGTGGCAGAGCTGAAATCCAGCATGCCAAAAGAAGCTACCAGCAACAGCAGGCAAAGGCCGCCGGTGATATATACCGTTTTCTTGAGTTGCTTCAGCAGCAGGTCTTTATTGATGGCGTTGGTCACCACATCGTTCAATGCCCAGCAGGCCAGGAAGGGTACCAGCAATTGTGGTAATACCAATGCCTGGGAAGGTGCACGGAACTTGTTGTATAAAGGAAGGTGATCAAAAATGAAATAGTTGAAGATGGCGAAATGATCGCCCCAGGCCAGGAATACACCCAGTATACAGCCTGCAAGGATCCACCATTTGTGAAAGCTCTTCACCACAAAGAGCGCCAGTACAAACAGGAAAATGATCACGGCGCCCCAGTAGATACCGCCATCCACCATAGGTTGCGGCCCCCAGTAACGCGGCATGTTCTCTACGATCTGTTCAGCCTGAACCTGTGGTACGCCCAATTGGGTGATAGCTTTATAGGTTTTGCTGGAAGTACTCAGCGGTCCGTAAGTAGGGCCGCCATATAAGTTGGGAGAGAGGATAGTGAGTGTTTCAAAAGGCCCCTGGCTCCATTGGAAAGCATATCCTTTATCCAGGCCGCCGGCAGATTTATCACTTTCCTGGCCCGGAGGGGGTGTTAATTCAGAATGCCCGCCACGCATGGTGAACTTGCTGAATTCAGTGGTGGTCCATATGCTTACAGTAGAAGGTAATACGGACAAAGCACCAAAGAAAAGCAGCACGGCAGTGGCTTTAACATATTGCGGCACCTGCTTCTGGCGGATAGCATTTACAAGATGTGCAATACCAATGAACAGGCAAAGCAGCAGCATATAATATACCATCTGGTAGTGGCCCGAGGTGATCATGAGGCAAAGGGTGATACAGGTAATGATGCCCCCGATCAGGTACCGGCCCCGGTAGGTGAGGAGGATCCCCGCCAGTAAAGGCGCCATATAGGCGATCGTGAACATCTTGGTATCGTGCCCTGCAGATATAATGATAGGCGTATAAGAAGCAAAAGCAAAGGCAATAGCGCCGAGAATGGTCACCCATTGGCGGAAACGCATCACCTGCAAAAGGATATAGAATCCCAGCATGGCCAGGAAAAAGAAATTCACCGGCTTAGGCAAACCCAGGGTGAGCAGGGTATGCAGGTGATAGGTGTAGTTATCCTGTGCCATGAAGATCTGGTAAGTAGGCATCCCGCCAAACATGGCGTTGGTCCAGATAGGATTGATACCGGTACTATCTTTATAGGCACGGGCCTCCTGGCTCATGGCCTGCCATTGAACGGTATCGTGCTGTTTGATCTCCAGCCCATTCAATACCGGAAAGCAAAATACGAAAGACAATGCCAGGAAAATAAGGATGGCATACACATGCGGAAGAACAGCTTTTTGCCAGTTTTGCTTCATCGGGTATTTCAGGTTTAATTTTAAAGAATCCAAAATAACTGTATTTTATCGGAAATTTCAATATGAGTTGGCTACGTTTCCTGTTAAAGTTCAGCTTTATCTGTAATTGCTGTTATTTAATAGGGTTTATCATCAGAATGGTGGAGTATACAGATTCTTATCAGCATGTGGTGAAACACATCATGGTATTGGGCGGGCTGGTAGCTGCACCCCTTAATATCATCACCTGCCTCCTGACCACTATCTTATTATTAGCCCGGAAAGTACAGTGGGCAAATGTCCACCCTTATATTTTTATGCTGAATGTAATTATATTGCTGATCCAATTGGAACTGTTCATATGATAATCAATATTTTAAAGGATAAACCAACGAAGCTGTTTGTAATACTGAGTGGCATCTTTGTGGCCAATGCACTTATTGCGGAAATAATAGGCGTAAAGATCTTTTCCCTGGAAGCTACACTGGGCCTGGCGCCCACTAACCTCAAGATCTTCGGGGATGTATATAACTTCAGCATGACGGCAGGGGTATTGCTCTGGCCGGTGGTGTTCATTATGACGGATATCATCAATGAATATTACGGTATGAAAGGGGTGCGCTTCCTTTCCATGATGGCAGCCTTCCTGATCGTTTTCGCCTTTCTTATTTTCTTCTGGGCCATCCGTTTAACACCGGCGGATTTCTTTGTGAGCAGTAAGGTAAATTCAGGTGTACCGGATATGGATAAGGCTTATCAGCAGATCCTGGGGCAAAGTTCCCTGATCATCATCGGTTCTCTCACCGCCTTCCTGGTGGGGCAGCTGGTGGATGTATTTGCTTTTCACAGGATCAAAAAAGTAACAGGGGAGAAGAAGATCTGGCTGCGTGCCACCGGTTCCACTCTCATTTCCCAGCTGATAGACAGCTTTGTGGTGTTGTTCATCGCTTTTTACCTGGGGCCCAGGATCTATAATCCCAACGGGGATTTTGTATGGCCGCTCAGCCTGGTGTTAAGTGTTTGTGTGATCAATTACATTTATAAATTTGCAGTCGCTATCCTGTTAACGCCGGTGATCTACTGGATCCACGGGATCATAGAACGTTACCTGGGCCATAACAAGGCCGCAGAAATGAAACAAATGGCAATGAATAATTAATCAACATGTCCGATTTATTTACAGTCCGTGTATACGGGATCATGATCAATGAGAAAAAACAGGTATTGGTGAGCGACGAACACATTCGTGGCGGCTTATACACCAAGTTTCCCGGCGGTGGCCTTGAGTTTGGAGAAGGCACGCTGGAATGTATGGTAAGGGAATGGAAAGAAGAGATCAACCAGGATATTGAAGTAGTGGAACATCTTTATACCACGGACTTCTTCCAGATGAATGCATTTAACAACAAACAGCAGATCATCGCTATCTATTACCTTGTAAAAGGCATCTCACCTTTTAATATTCATACAGGCAGCAAACCATTTGACTTTGAATTGCCGGACGATCCGATGGTACAGATAGAAGGGGTGCGCTGGATAGACTGGGAGGACTTTACAGAGGATGCGATTACACTTCCCACAGATAAAAGAGTGACTAAGATCGTGAAGGAGCGGTTCTAGTTTAGAACCATTTCTTCTTCATAAAATACCAGCTCATGATCACTGCCGTAACAATGGCAATGGTGATGGGTATATAGAAGGCGTAGGTAGAATGGGCGTACGGAATTTCCACGTTCATGCCATAGATGCTGGCCACCAGTACAGGCAGGGTGAGCACGATGGTGATGGACGTGAGCCGTTTCATCACAAAGTTGAGGTTGTTGGAGATGATACTGGCAAACGCATCCATGGTACTGCTGAGGATGTTGGTGTAGATATTCGCCATTTCAAGCGCCTGGGAAGTATCTACGATCAGGTCATGCAGGAATTCCTTTTCATCTTCATTCAAACCCAGGAAGTTAGTGCGTTCCAGCTTCATCAGTAACAGTTCATTACTGCGCAGGGCCGTTACAAAATACACCAGGCTTTTCTGGATCCGCATCAGGTAAAGCAGCTCCTCGTTCTTATTGGAATCGTACAGTCTTTGTTCAGAAAGGTTACGGCGGTGGTTTATTTCCTTCAGGTAATCCAGGAAGTTCATCACCACTTTTTCAAATACCTTGAGTACCATCATATTCCGCTTTTCAGGATGGCGGTTATGGAAGGTGTTCAGGAATTTTTTGATGGCCGCATTATCGAAAGAATTTACCGTTACGATCTGGTTGTGTGTGAGGATGATCACAATGGGGATCGTAATGTAAAAGGCATCGCTTTCGTTGATGGAATTGTTTTCTGTAGGAGTTTTTAATACAATGAGCTTCACATTGTCTTCCAGTTCAAAGCGGCTCTTTTCGTCGATGTCCAGGGAGTCCGTTAAGAAGTCAAGGGGAATGTCCAGTTCTTCTGCTAACTGTTCAAATTCCGTCTGTTTCAGCGGGGGTGTAATATTCACCCAGGCGCCGTTTTCGGGCTCCTCAATTGCAACAGTGCGGGCATCGATATTTTTGAAGTACTGGATCATCCGGGCGCAAAGGTAGGGGAATTAATTTACCAATAGCTTGCGGGCTAAATATTAATATTTCCTTCAAATACCAGCGTAGCCGGGCCACAGAGCCAGATGTTGGAGAAACTGCGTTCCCCGTTCCTGGCAAACTGAATTTCCAGGTGTCCGCCGATGGTTTCCACCGGAATGGTATATTCGCCTGTTTCTGCGGGAGCAGCGGTTAATGCGGCGGCAGTTACGCCGGTACCGCAGGAAAAGGTTTCATCTTCCACGCCCCGTTCGTAGGTCCGTACAAATATCCCTTTGTCCATTTCCTGTACAAAGTTCACATTGGTACCTTCCGCGGCGAAGCGTTCATTATAACGAATGGCACGCCCTTCTTCGTATACATCCACTTCCTGTACATCCGTCACAAATTTCACGAAATGGGGGGAGCCGGTGTTGAGATAGAAATACATATTGCCTACTTCTATCCAGTCTACATCCTGCATTTTGAGGTTCACCCAGCCGTTTTCCCGGAAACTGGCTTCATGGGGGCCATCTACAGCAATGAACTTTACAGCAGGTTTCTCAATTCCCATCTGGCGGGCAAAAGCACTCAGGCAACGGCCACCATTACCGCACATACTGCCTTCACGGCCGTCTGCATTGTAATATTTCATCTGGAAGTCGTAATCAGCATGGTTTTCCAGCATCATTAATCCATCTGCCCCAATGCCAAAGCGGCGGTCGCACAGATGTGCGATCTGTTGCGTGGTGAGGGAGCTGTATTCGCCGTTCCTGTTGTCTACGATCACAAAATCGTTGCCTGTGCCCTGGTATTTATAGAAGTGTATGTTCATTTCGGTGCAAAGGTAAAATAGTTTTCTGAGGAATTAAGGGAGCCTGCTTTTAGTACCGGCAGTACTGCTATTGTGCGATACGCTCCAATGCCTGTGTGATCAGTTTTTCCACAGCAGCTCCGCCATCTGCACTGAATTCCTTTTTGATCCTGTTAGCCACAATGGCGCTGATAGAAAGGCATTCATGCCCTAAAACGCGTCCTAAGCCATAGATCCCCGCTGTTTCCATCTCAAAGTTGGTGATGTGCTGGTTTTCGTACCTGAAACCGGTAAGCTGGTCTATCAGTTCAGGATGGGAAAGCGCGCCACGTAATACGCGGCCCTGCGGAGCGTAGAATCCGGGACAGGTAACAGTGATGCCTGTATGAAAACCTTCTGTGAACTTTTCCTTCAGCTCTTTGGAGGCTTCAATCAGGTAAGGCCTGGCTGCGCTGGGTTGCATCCTGATCTGCCCCCTGAAGGCTTCCAGTAAGGAAAGTTCTTCCGGCGTGTTCTGATAGGTATAAAAGGGGAGAAGGTTATCCAGGCCAAGCCCGTGAGAGGAAACCACAAAGCTGTCCACCGGAATAGCTTCCTGCAAAGAGCCGGAAGTGCCCAGGCGGATGATGCGCAGTGAGGTGAGTTCTTCCTTCACCGTGCGGGATGTAAAATCTATATTCACCAAAGCATCCAGTTCATTCAGTACAATATCAATGTTATCCGTACCGATACCGG includes the following:
- a CDS encoding glycosyltransferase family 2 protein, yielding MKQLSIIIITYNRPEDLGILLRNITEQQQAAELLEEVIIINNASTADYGPVEQFIAAHPEIPFRYQYSQENLGVARGRNAGITQAKAPLLVTIDDDAWFRDKDALVQIVAAFHAAYLTSNNTGILCFKVLYASTGQMQVNAFPHKQFEAYKDKAQFLAPYYIGCGHAIRKEVYDKAGLYPVDFFYGMEEYDLSYRVINLGYSIAYTADIVVLHNESPLGRTPQMIKMKMLWINKSKVAYRYLPFVYFISTAAMWSLEFLQKSAWNWTEWFKGWIEIIRIPGKEKRQPLHAAARKYLKAVKARLWY
- a CDS encoding queuosine precursor transporter, producing MIINILKDKPTKLFVILSGIFVANALIAEIIGVKIFSLEATLGLAPTNLKIFGDVYNFSMTAGVLLWPVVFIMTDIINEYYGMKGVRFLSMMAAFLIVFAFLIFFWAIRLTPADFFVSSKVNSGVPDMDKAYQQILGQSSLIIIGSLTAFLVGQLVDVFAFHRIKKVTGEKKIWLRATGSTLISQLIDSFVVLFIAFYLGPRIYNPNGDFVWPLSLVLSVCVINYIYKFAVAILLTPVIYWIHGIIERYLGHNKAAEMKQMAMNN
- the dapF gene encoding diaminopimelate epimerase, whose protein sequence is MNIHFYKYQGTGNDFVIVDNRNGEYSSLTTQQIAHLCDRRFGIGADGLMMLENHADYDFQMKYYNADGREGSMCGNGGRCLSAFARQMGIEKPAVKFIAVDGPHEASFRENGWVNLKMQDVDWIEVGNMYFYLNTGSPHFVKFVTDVQEVDVYEEGRAIRYNERFAAEGTNVNFVQEMDKGIFVRTYERGVEDETFSCGTGVTAAALTAAPAETGEYTIPVETIGGHLEIQFARNGERSFSNIWLCGPATLVFEGNINI
- a CDS encoding NUDIX hydrolase encodes the protein MSDLFTVRVYGIMINEKKQVLVSDEHIRGGLYTKFPGGGLEFGEGTLECMVREWKEEINQDIEVVEHLYTTDFFQMNAFNNKQQIIAIYYLVKGISPFNIHTGSKPFDFELPDDPMVQIEGVRWIDWEDFTEDAITLPTDKRVTKIVKERF
- a CDS encoding nucleoside phosphorylase, whose translation is MTRIAESELILNTRGAVYHLDVRPEELAHTVITVGDPERVKAVSKHFDKVEGTYQHREFVTHTGFIGQKRISVVSTGIGTDNIDIVLNELDALVNIDFTSRTVKEELTSLRIIRLGTSGSLQEAIPVDSFVVSSHGLGLDNLLPFYTYQNTPEELSLLEAFRGQIRMQPSAARPYLIEASKELKEKFTEGFHTGITVTCPGFYAPQGRVLRGALSHPELIDQLTGFRYENQHITNFEMETAGIYGLGRVLGHECLSISAIVANRIKKEFSADGGAAVEKLITQALERIAQ
- a CDS encoding YfhO family protein, giving the protein MKQNWQKAVLPHVYAILIFLALSFVFCFPVLNGLEIKQHDTVQWQAMSQEARAYKDSTGINPIWTNAMFGGMPTYQIFMAQDNYTYHLHTLLTLGLPKPVNFFFLAMLGFYILLQVMRFRQWVTILGAIAFAFASYTPIIISAGHDTKMFTIAYMAPLLAGILLTYRGRYLIGGIITCITLCLMITSGHYQMVYYMLLLCLFIGIAHLVNAIRQKQVPQYVKATAVLLFFGALSVLPSTVSIWTTTEFSKFTMRGGHSELTPPPGQESDKSAGGLDKGYAFQWSQGPFETLTILSPNLYGGPTYGPLSTSSKTYKAITQLGVPQVQAEQIVENMPRYWGPQPMVDGGIYWGAVIIFLFVLALFVVKSFHKWWILAGCILGVFLAWGDHFAIFNYFIFDHLPLYNKFRAPSQALVLPQLLVPFLACWALNDVVTNAINKDLLLKQLKKTVYITGGLCLLLLVASFGMLDFSSATDPAKGFYQQFTGGNPQAMDTLLNAMIEDRASLMRIDTFRTLAIILLSAGLIWAFIKQKIQMGQFLAALTIIVALDQMLIDSRYLGKRFYVTPTDYKSSFAPSPVDQAIKQDTDPYYRVFNTVNFMDAMSSYHHRSVGGYSPVKLARFQDLIDHQISKGNPHVINMLNAKYIIFADNNPQGQQQLAYQVNPGALGNAWFVDSLVWAKNADDEMKALDSLPTDHAAVIDVRFKPELNGLAPAKDSSSRIKLTKYGLNQLDYTSSNSKPGFAVFSDIYYPAGWNVYIDGKKDEIVRVNYLLRGVKIPAGDHKIEMKFEPRSYYLGNAITRWSSILMLLILAGAIAFEIRKSVKSQQA
- a CDS encoding magnesium transporter CorA family protein; the protein is MIQYFKNIDARTVAIEEPENGAWVNITPPLKQTEFEQLAEELDIPLDFLTDSLDIDEKSRFELEDNVKLIVLKTPTENNSINESDAFYITIPIVIILTHNQIVTVNSFDNAAIKKFLNTFHNRHPEKRNMMVLKVFEKVVMNFLDYLKEINHRRNLSEQRLYDSNKNEELLYLMRIQKSLVYFVTALRSNELLLMKLERTNFLGLNEDEKEFLHDLIVDTSQALEMANIYTNILSSTMDAFASIISNNLNFVMKRLTSITIVLTLPVLVASIYGMNVEIPYAHSTYAFYIPITIAIVTAVIMSWYFMKKKWF